The Rhizobium sp. WSM4643 genome contains the following window.
ATGCAGATGAATACGATGACGACGAGCGGGCTCGACAATGGGGATGCGGCACCGCAGGCGTTCGGCTCCATTCGCCTGGAAGCGGCGGAAGTAAAGGCGGATACGAAGCAGAACGTATTGTTTGAGCGCGTCAGTGCGCGCTTGAAGGCTCAGGTCGGTCAGGATGTCTACGCCAGTTGGTTCGCCAGATTGAAGCTGCATTCGGTATCGAAGAGCGTCGTTCGCCTTTCGGTCCCCACGACCTTCCTGAAGTCGTGGATCAACAATCGTTATCTCGACCTCATCACCGGTCTGTTCCAGGCCGAAGATCCGGAAATTCTGAAAATCGAAGTCCTGGTGCGTACGGCGACGCGCCACGGCACGAAGGCGCTCGATGAGGCGGTCGCGCCGGAACCTGCCGCCCCGACGCAAATGCGCCGCCCGGCAAGCGCTCAGCCGGCCGGTCAGGCTGTCCAGCAAGCGGTTTCGGCTGTTGCCGCCGCAAGGCCCGCAAGCTTTGGCTCGCCGCTCTTCGGCTCGCCGCTCGATAGCCGCTTTACCTTCGACACCTTCGTCGAAGGCAGCTCCAACCGGGTCGCGCTTGCGGCTGCAAAGACGATCGCGGAAGCTGGTCAGGGCGCCGTGCGCTTCAACCCGCTCTTCATCCATTCGGCCGTCGGCCTTGGCAAGACCCACCTGCTGCAGGCGGTCGCCAATGCGGCGGTGCAGAACCCCAGGGCTCTGCGCGTCGTCTATCTGACGGCCGAATATTTCATGTGGCGCTTCGCCACCGCGATCCGCGACAATGATGCGCTGACGCTGAAGGATTCGCTGCGCAACATCGATCTCTTGATCATCGACGACATGCAGTTCCTGCAGGGCAAGATGATCCAGCATGAATTCTGCCATCTCCTGAACATGCTGCTCGACAGCGCCAAACAGGTCGTCGTTGCCGCCGACCGCGCGCCCTGGGAGCTGGAGTCGCTCGACCCCCGCGTCCGCTCGCGCCTGCAGGGCGGTGTCGCGATCGAATTCGACGCGCCGGATTACGAGATGCGTCTCGAAATCCTCAAGCGTCGCCTTGCTGTCGCCCGGCTCGAAGATCCGTCGCTCGAAATTCCAGCCGAACTGCTCCAGCATGTCGCCCGCAACGTCACGGCCAGCGGCCGCGAACTCGAAGGCGCCTTCAACCAGCTGGTCTTCCGCCGCTCGTTCGAGCCGAACCTGTCGATCGAACGCGTCGACGAACTGCTCGCCCATCTGGTCGGCTCCGGCGAGCCCCGCCGTGTACGCATCGAGGATATCCAGCGCATCGTCGCAAGGCACTACAATGTCTCGCGCCAGGAACTGGTCTCGAACCGTCGCACCCGCGTCATCGTCAAGCCGCGCCAGATCGCCATGTATCTGTCGAAGACGCTGACGCCGCGCTCCTTCCCGGAGATCGGCCGCCGTTTCGGCGGGCGCGATCATACGACCGTGCTGCACGCCGTGCGCAAGATCGAAGAGCTGATTTCGGGAGACACCAAGCTTTCGCACGAAGTCGAGCTTCTGAAGCGGCTGATCAACGAATAATCGGCGGTTTTCCAAAAAATCGACGGCCGGAAGCGATTCCGG
Protein-coding sequences here:
- the dnaA gene encoding chromosomal replication initiator protein DnaA, giving the protein MQMNTMTTSGLDNGDAAPQAFGSIRLEAAEVKADTKQNVLFERVSARLKAQVGQDVYASWFARLKLHSVSKSVVRLSVPTTFLKSWINNRYLDLITGLFQAEDPEILKIEVLVRTATRHGTKALDEAVAPEPAAPTQMRRPASAQPAGQAVQQAVSAVAAARPASFGSPLFGSPLDSRFTFDTFVEGSSNRVALAAAKTIAEAGQGAVRFNPLFIHSAVGLGKTHLLQAVANAAVQNPRALRVVYLTAEYFMWRFATAIRDNDALTLKDSLRNIDLLIIDDMQFLQGKMIQHEFCHLLNMLLDSAKQVVVAADRAPWELESLDPRVRSRLQGGVAIEFDAPDYEMRLEILKRRLAVARLEDPSLEIPAELLQHVARNVTASGRELEGAFNQLVFRRSFEPNLSIERVDELLAHLVGSGEPRRVRIEDIQRIVARHYNVSRQELVSNRRTRVIVKPRQIAMYLSKTLTPRSFPEIGRRFGGRDHTTVLHAVRKIEELISGDTKLSHEVELLKRLINE